Genomic DNA from Streptomyces sp. NBC_01571:
TCCTCCCAGGCGGCTCGTGCCACCGGCAGGACCAGCTTTACGACCTCGCCGCGGGCCTTCCGCAGCCCGTCGTACTGCGGGATGTGCTTCTGGACCAGGTCCTCGTCGGCGCTGTGGCAGTAGCGCTCGATCGTGTCGAGGGCCATCCGCATGATGATCTTCGAGGTCATCGCCTTGAGACCACCGAGGTCTGTGAGGATGCTCGGCGTCGAGCCGATGATGCCGAGGATCGCGCGGACGTCGAGGGCCTGCGCGGCCTGGTGCGCGGTCTGGCGCGGACGCTGGAGCCGGGCGCCGTACTTCGGGTCGAAGGCGAGGCCGTGGCCCGTCTTCGCCGTGACGTTCGATGGGAACGACCTGCGGGCGTCCGCCGCGATGGTCTTGTTGTACGCCACATAGGTCATGCGCCTACGCGCGTCAGCCTGGGCAATCATGCGCAGCGTCGCGGACTTGCCGCAGCCCGCGCCGGCCTGGAGGACCTGGTCCAGCCCGTCGCCGTACGAGTCGATCGCGTCGCGCTGTTCTGGGGTTGGGGTCACCACTGTGGTGCACCTCCTTTCTGGGGGCCGGGACCGCCCCGCACGGGGTCGGGGCGGTCCCGCTCAGTGGCGAATCAGACGGACTGCGCGGCGGCGACGTACAGGGCGTCACCAGCGGCCCGGGCGGCGTCGTCCTCCAGGCCCTGGACCATCGCGGCGAACTCGTCAGCCGGGTTCTCTCGGTCGCCCCACGTCGTGAGCGTGTCGAGGAGGGTCTGCGCCTCGCCCTTGGTCAGCTCGTTCGCGGACGAGAGCGGACGGCCGACGATCAGCGCGGTCGCCCGGAGACGCTGCTCGCGCAGGTCCTTGTGGCCGAGCCCGACCTTGGTGAAGCAGGCGTGCATCATCCGCATCTGCGGGGGGCTGACGGGCTCCGGCGCCCGGTCCTGGTCGGTGGCAGTCGGCCGGACGAACTTCGATGCGACGGCCCGCAATTGCTCGGCCGTACCCCAGATCGCGTCCGTGCCGTACTCGGCTTTGAAGCGCGCGCTGGCCATGTCGAAGTCCAGACCAGCGGCCTTGGCCGCGTTGTACATCTCCTCGCGGGCCCTGGCCGTGTCGGCGGCGATCTCGGCATCCGACGTCGGTCCCGGCGGAGTGGTGGCGCCCGTCGTGACGGGCTTGACGGCCTGCCCGTACTCCTTGATGACGTCCCCGAGCTTCGCGGGCTCCCCGGTCTTCGGGTGCAACAGGTCGGCCATGAGGAGACGCCGGTTCTTGGCCTGGCCGTACAGCTCCAGCGCCCGGTCATACGTCAGACCGTCGGCGACCAGCTCGTCCACGATGACCTGGACGGGGTCGACGCCCTGGCCGAGCTGCTCCAGGATCGCCTCGGCGAATGCCTCGCCGGGGTGGTGGACAGAGGCGCCGTCGAGGGCCGTGTACCGGGTCTTGGTGACGGTGCCGGTGCCCGCGATCATGTCGACCAGGACGTCGACTTCGTACTCGGCACCCTCACGCTGGACCGTCTTCACCCCGACCTTGGTGACCTTCTTCCCCTCCATCTCGTAGTCGTTCTTCGTCCGCATGGTCACGATGACGTGTCCGGGGAAGGTCAGCAGGGCGTCGAGCATCTCCTGCTCCAGCTCGTTCACCGGGCCCCAGGCAGTGAACTTCCCACCGCTCCCAGCCTTCTTGGCCTCCTCGTCGACGCGTGCGAGGAGCCCGCCCCTCCCTGCCCAGAAGTGCGACCACGAGTCGATGATCAGGACCGCGAGCCGGGCCTCCTCGGCGGCCTTCACCGCGGCGATCAGGTTCTCCGGGGAGCAGAACGCCATCGGCAGGTGAGCGAACTCGTGAGCCTCGATGTCCGGGCGGCCTGGGACCGGGGCGTACTTGAGAGCTGAGCCCCGCTCGGTGTCGACGACCCCGATGGCGCCGCCAGCCGCGAGGGCTTCGGCCATGCGGAGGGCCGTCTTGGTCTTGCCGGAGCCGCCGGGCCCCTGGATGCCGATGCGGGCCTTGGCGGTCTCGCGGGTCGCCGGGGCGAAGGTGAAGGTCGTCATGGGGTGCTCCGGGGGTCGCGCTGGGCGGGCGTGGTGAAACTGCGGGGGTTGCTGGCGAACTCGCGGACGAGGGCGAGGGTCCGCATCGCGATGCCGTACTTCTGCCGCTTGCGCCGGAACTCGGCGTTCGTGTCGGTGTCGGCCCGGCGGTACTGGCCGTCGAGGTCCTTCTCCACCGCGTCCGCCAGCTCCTGGCCGTACTCGCGGCGGAGGTCGGCGAGCAGCTGCACGACCTCGGCACGCGGGCGGGGCCGGCCGTCGGTGAGCGCGTCGTAGACCTTGCCGTACGCGTTCACTGGACCTCGACCTCCCGGCCAGCAGGGGTCTCGGGCGGCCGAAGCATGCCTGCGGACTCCAGGGCCTCGGCTGCCTGCGTGGCCAGGTCGTATGGGGGCCCGGCCAGCCACGCGGCCTCGATCGTCTTCTTCGCCTGTGCGGCGACGCTGGAGAGGCTCATCGGCGGCCGCCCAGCGGCTTCCGTCCGCCAGACAGTCCCGTCTGGCCGATGTTCGCGGTGCGGCCCGCGGCCTGTCCGGCCCCGTAGCCGCTTCCCCGGTAGGTCGTGCGGCGCCTCCTGAGCTTCCCGAACTCAGCGAAGACGCGCTGTTCGACCAGGGCGCTGCGGTCCGCCAGGACGAGTTCCGTACTGCGACCCGCGGGCTGGCTTTGCGGAGCACTCGCCGCGACGGCCCGGGCCTCTGCTTCCTTGATCCTTCGTACGACCTCTTGGCGGAAGCCGAGGATCCACGAGCGGCGGTAGCTACGGGCGTTGTCGCCCCACGGCACCTCGACTCGGTTCAGTTGCTGTGCCATCTGGAGGAGCAGCGAGGTGTACAGCAACTCGGCACGCTCCAGGTCCGACTGGAAGCCGAACATGTGCACTCGGTGCAGCGAGCCCTTGTCGCGGAGCACGGCTTGTCCCCGGAGTGCATCGACGATCCCGGAGACCAGGCTCTGCTTCTCCCGCGCCCACGGGTTGCTCATGGTGATGATGCGGTCGGTGAGCGCGTCGGAGTCGGATACCGAGTCGGCGAGGAGGGCACGTTCGATGCCGTACTTCGCCATGAGCTCGGTGGCCTTTGCCGTGAACGCCTCAGCTTCTGCCGTCGTGGACGCAGGGTCCTCGGCCTTGGCCAGGAGAGCGCGCACCTTCGCGAGCAATGATTCGGTGGGTTGCGTCATGCCTGCTCACCGCCCGTCACGGTCGTCATGACGGGCGTGACCAGCTGTGACGGGGAGTCCGTGACGGGCGTCAGACCACCCGCCTGACGGGTCAGGTCCGACAGCCTGGACAGCTCGGGCCGGCCGTCCTGCGACAGCAGAGGCATGCCGTCCTCGGCCCGCGCGCCCTCGAAAAACCAGGTGCCGCCGTTCACGTCCTGCTGCGGCAGGGCCAGGTCGTACACGAGCCCTTCCAGCTCGTACGGCGCCTTCGCGATCCGCATCGCGTGCGCCCGGGCCTCCGGCAGGTCGTACGCGACCACCGACACTCGGACCCCGTCACGATGACCGTCGCCACCGACCACGTACGGGAGGGGACGCTCCTTGTCGTGCGTGATCCCGAAGTACGTGCGCCACTCGCCCCATTGACGCTGGTCGACGATGTGTAGCGACACCAGGAGGCGGTCGCCGTCCACCTGGACGCCCTGGAAGGCGGGGTGCGCGCCGACGTGGAGCCGGATGGTGTCCGCGGCCCGCCGGGCGCGCTCGCATGCCTCGTCCCAGGCGCGGGCCTGCTGCTCGAGGTCGGTCTCCTGCGCCTGGCGCCTCGGCAGCTCGGGGCGCTCAGGCTGCTCGGCGTCCGCCGGGTACTCGGGCTGGCCCTGCGGCGCGCGTTCCCAGCCGCCGTCCGCCGCGCGGTGGAGGACGGTGCCGGCCGGGCGCTCCGGGTCGACCAGGAGCCGGACGTCGTCGAGGGCCTGGGCGACGGTGGCGGCCGGATCGCTGCTGCTCATGGCCATGGCCTCGCGGACGATCCTGATGGCCTCGGGGAGGTTCTTGTTCATGCCGCCGCCCCATCGGTGCTCAGCACGCGCCCCATGCTCCGCAGCGCGCGCCACTGGAGCGTCTTGACCGCTCCGACGTTGAGGTCCATGACCGCGGCGGTCTCCGGGATCGTGCAGTCCTCCAGGAAGCGGAGCCGCACGCACTCCTGCTGGCGCTCCGTCAGCCCCTCCATGCCGGCCTTGACCGTTGCGGTCGCCTCGACGGCCTCCAGCTCACGAAACGCGCTGGACTCCGCTGAGTCGAGGAGCTCGTCAGCCTCGAAGTCGACGAACGAGCTCAGGGGGACTTCCAGCCTGGTGCGGCTCGACTTGCAGTGGTCCGTGTGCAGGTTCCGAGCGATGGTCACCAGCCAGCCAGCGAATCCGCCGGTGCGCGGCCGCTCGTCGAACGTCTCGATCCGGCGCAGGGCGCGGACGAACGTCTCCTGCGTCAGGTCCTCCGCGAGCTCGCGATTCCGGATGCGGAAGTAGAGGAAGCGATACACGACGCGCTGGTACTCGTTGTAGAGGGTGGCGAAGGCGTCGCGGTCGCCGGTCCGGGCCCGGGCGAGGAGCTCGGGTTCCGCTCCTCTCGGCGGGGCGATCATGGCGTTAGCCTGTGTAGACACAGCCGGTCTCCTGTGAAGTAGGGGTTTTCGGGTTGTGGGGGTCGTTCCGGGTCGCATCCGGGGCGGCCCCGCGGTGTGTCAGCCGGTCTTCTCGAACGGCTCGACGGCCGTCCGCTCGGCCTCCCTGCGGAGGTCCTCGGCGGTGAAGGTGATCCGGCCGCCGTCGTTGTGGTGCCAGACCTCGCGTCGGTAGCAGCGCTGCTTGAGTACTCGCACGCTGCGGTACGGCAGCAGTTGCTTCTCGACAACTTCCTCCGGCGTGCGCCGGCGGACGTCGTCTTCGAGCTGGTCTGTGGCCTCGCGCTTCGCGGCACTGGCGGCGATGAGGCGCTTGAGCTTGGAGTGGTGCCTGCGCGTGGCCTTCTTCCCGGTCACGGCTTCTCCTTGAGTTTGAGCAGGTCAGGGCTGATATCGAGCACCGTGGCGACCCGTTGGATTCGCTCGTCCGCCGTGGTGCGGATCAGGCCACGCTCCACGCGGGACAGCCAGCCCCGAGAGAGGCCGGTCTGCTTCTCCACCTGGCGAATGCTCAGATTCCGAGCAGGTCGCCAAGCCCTCATTGCTTGTCCGTGGGGTCTCACGTTTACGATCTAAGCGCACTCTGCCTACCGTTGCAAGCACTCTCGCGCACTACTTGCTTGGAATCCAAGCAATCGCGTGAGGAAACGGGGCTCTCAAGGGGCGCGTGATGCAACCACGTGCGGACAATGCGCTCAATGTGCGCAGGTCAATGCGCCGGAAGTGCTCTTTCTGCATGCAACCATGTGCGGCATCATGGGTGTCATGGACCAGGACTTCGCACGGCTCGGCGAGCAGCTCAAAGCAGCTCGCGAACAGCGACGGCCGCGGATCTCGCAGGCGTACGTGGCCGCCGAGCTTGGAGTCGGCCGCAGCACCATCTACAAGATGGAGAGCGGCGACGGCGCCAGGGTCACATCAACGACCCTGCTCGCATACGCGCGCCTGCTCGGATGGACCGACGACTCCGTCAGCCGCGTTCTCGCCGGCGGGGACCCAGTCATCGCCACCTCCGAAACGGAAGCAGCAGCCCAACACGCCATCCCGGGCGTGCAGCTCTCCCCCGCCGTCGAGTACGAACTGCGGTCCGGCAAGGTCCTCGACAGCCAGGTCTTCAACCTCGGACCAGATGACGACGACGGGCAGATCATCGTCGTCTTGCAGGGCAAGAAGGACGCCACCCCGGAGGAAGCGGAACGCGTCGCGGCCCGGTACCGCCGTGCCCGCCGGCACCTCCAGGGCCTCGCTTCTGACCTCGATGGGGTTGCAGAGTCGTAAACGAGTTTTCCCAGATCACTGGCGCAACAACTGTACGTATGGTTGCATGCACAGACCGTCACCGAGAGGGGGGCACCACTCGGCGGATCGGGGATGCACCATGGACTTGAGCATTGAAGTGGAGCGGCACCAAGGCGCCTGGTTTGCGCCCTACATGAAGGACCACATCAGTGAAGCGGAAGGCCGCGCAACGGTCGTCTTCCACTTCCACTGGGATGACATCACAGACGAAGGCGCGGCAGCTTTTGCCGACGTCTTCACACAGCAGGCTCTGCGGTGGAAGCCGCGGACACCAGAGGCGCCTCGCGGCGAGCGCATCCCTATCTGGATGGAGCTCCGCACGGACATGGAGCCCGGGTGCGCGATCGTCGTCGACGACCGGCCGGAGTACATCCGGTACATCGTGCGCACGGGCCTGATCGAGCAGCGGGCTGCCGACGCGATCACCCGCTCTCAGTCCGAGCGATCACCGGACTGGGTACGCCTGCCCGCGCGCTACGTCGCGCACCTCCAGAGCGTCTGACCCCAGCCGGTACACCAGGCAGGGGTAAGCCATGGCTCACGCGGAGAAGGTCTACAAAGTCCGCAACGGCGCGAAGACGAAGCAGTTCACCTGGCGTGCGCGCTACCAGCGGCCAGACGGGAGCACCGGCAGCGAGCCCGGGTTCCCGACGAAGGTCCTGGCCGAGGAGTGGGGAGCGAAGCAAGAGGCGCAGATCAAAGAGGGGACGTGGATCGACCCCGACAAGTACCGTTCCCCCTTCGGCCAGTTCGCGCGGAAGTACATGGCGGAGAGGCCGAAGCGCGGCCGGACCGTGTCGACGCGGTGGGACCTGCTGGACACCTACATCCTGCCGAAGTGGGACCACGCCCCGCTGATCTCGCTCAACTGGTTCGACGTCGATTCCTGGCAGATGCTGCTCCCCTGCGACGACGTCACCAAGGGCCACTGCGTCTCGCTGATGTCGACGATCCTCACGGGGGCCGTGGACGCCAGGTGGCTGCCGATCAACCCCGTGAAGGGTCGGCAGCGGACGAAGGCCGTCGTGCACACTCCCGCGGCGCCGGCCGACGAGGACGAGGAGAAGGTGTTCACCGCGGAGGCGGTGCTCCGCGTCGCTGAGCGGCTCGGGCCCGCGAAGGGCCTGCACGTGATCACGACCGCGTGGACCGGGATCAACTGGGGCGAGGGGCTGGGCATCCAGCGCGAGCACTTCCGGGTGCGTCGGCAGCAGTGGGGCAAGTCCCACTGGGAGTGCTTCGTCCTGCGCATCGCCCAGGAGGTCGCCGAGTACGAGGAGCGTGACGAGCACGGGAAGAAGAAGGGGACCGTGCTCAAGCTGGAGCCGACGAAGAACGAGTGGCGGACCCGCGACCTGGACCTGCCCCCGTTCCTCGCCCGGCTGTGGCACTACCACCTGGCGGACTGGCCGTACGACTGGATGCTGTGCACGCCGAGCGGGAAGTGGTGGCGCCGCAACAACTG
This window encodes:
- a CDS encoding ATP-binding protein gives rise to the protein MTTFTFAPATRETAKARIGIQGPGGSGKTKTALRMAEALAAGGAIGVVDTERGSALKYAPVPGRPDIEAHEFAHLPMAFCSPENLIAAVKAAEEARLAVLIIDSWSHFWAGRGGLLARVDEEAKKAGSGGKFTAWGPVNELEQEMLDALLTFPGHVIVTMRTKNDYEMEGKKVTKVGVKTVQREGAEYEVDVLVDMIAGTGTVTKTRYTALDGASVHHPGEAFAEAILEQLGQGVDPVQVIVDELVADGLTYDRALELYGQAKNRRLLMADLLHPKTGEPAKLGDVIKEYGQAVKPVTTGATTPPGPTSDAEIAADTARAREEMYNAAKAAGLDFDMASARFKAEYGTDAIWGTAEQLRAVASKFVRPTATDQDRAPEPVSPPQMRMMHACFTKVGLGHKDLREQRLRATALIVGRPLSSANELTKGEAQTLLDTLTTWGDRENPADEFAAMVQGLEDDAARAAGDALYVAAAQSV
- a CDS encoding DUF2786 domain-containing protein — encoded protein: MTQPTESLLAKVRALLAKAEDPASTTAEAEAFTAKATELMAKYGIERALLADSVSDSDALTDRIITMSNPWAREKQSLVSGIVDALRGQAVLRDKGSLHRVHMFGFQSDLERAELLYTSLLLQMAQQLNRVEVPWGDNARSYRRSWILGFRQEVVRRIKEAEARAVAASAPQSQPAGRSTELVLADRSALVEQRVFAEFGKLRRRRTTYRGSGYGAGQAAGRTANIGQTGLSGGRKPLGGRR
- a CDS encoding BN159_2729 family protein, with the protein product MNKNLPEAIRIVREAMAMSSSDPAATVAQALDDVRLLVDPERPAGTVLHRAADGGWERAPQGQPEYPADAEQPERPELPRRQAQETDLEQQARAWDEACERARRAADTIRLHVGAHPAFQGVQVDGDRLLVSLHIVDQRQWGEWRTYFGITHDKERPLPYVVGGDGHRDGVRVSVVAYDLPEARAHAMRIAKAPYELEGLVYDLALPQQDVNGGTWFFEGARAEDGMPLLSQDGRPELSRLSDLTRQAGGLTPVTDSPSQLVTPVMTTVTGGEQA
- a CDS encoding RNA polymerase sigma factor — translated: MSTQANAMIAPPRGAEPELLARARTGDRDAFATLYNEYQRVVYRFLYFRIRNRELAEDLTQETFVRALRRIETFDERPRTGGFAGWLVTIARNLHTDHCKSSRTRLEVPLSSFVDFEADELLDSAESSAFRELEAVEATATVKAGMEGLTERQQECVRLRFLEDCTIPETAAVMDLNVGAVKTLQWRALRSMGRVLSTDGAAA
- a CDS encoding helix-turn-helix domain-containing protein, coding for MRAWRPARNLSIRQVEKQTGLSRGWLSRVERGLIRTTADERIQRVATVLDISPDLLKLKEKP
- a CDS encoding helix-turn-helix domain-containing protein translates to MDQDFARLGEQLKAAREQRRPRISQAYVAAELGVGRSTIYKMESGDGARVTSTTLLAYARLLGWTDDSVSRVLAGGDPVIATSETEAAAQHAIPGVQLSPAVEYELRSGKVLDSQVFNLGPDDDDGQIIVVLQGKKDATPEEAERVAARYRRARRHLQGLASDLDGVAES